Proteins from a single region of Engystomops pustulosus chromosome 5, aEngPut4.maternal, whole genome shotgun sequence:
- the SNAI2 gene encoding zinc finger protein SNAI2 isoform X2: MPRSFLVKKHFNSSKKPNYGELDSHAVLISPFLYERYPVAVIPQTDLLSSVAYSPITVWTSLLPPPLPGDLSPLSGYPSSLGRVSPPPQSDTSSKDHSGSESPVSDEEERLQAKLCDPHSLEAEKFQCSLCSKSYSTFSGLAKHKQLHCDAQARKSFSCKYCDKEYVSLGALKMHIRTHTLPCVCKICGKAFSRPWLLQGHIRTHTGEKPFSCPHCNRAFADRSNLRAHLQTHSDVKKYQCKSCSKTFSRMSLLHKHEESGCCIAH; this comes from the exons ATGCCGCGCTCCTTCCTGGTCAAGAAACACTTCAACTCCTCCAAGAAGCCCAACTATGGAGAACTGGACAGCCATGCAG TGCTGATCTCCCCATTCCTGTATGAGCGGTACCCGGTGGCGGTGATCCCACAGACAGACCTCCTGAGCTCTGTCGCCTACAGCCCCATCACAGTATGGACCAGtctgctgccccctccccttcccGGTGACCTGTCACCCCTGTCCGGATACCCCTCATCATTGGGACGAGTCAGTCCTCCTCCACAGTCAGACACCTCCTCCAAGGACCACAGCGGCTCAGAGAGTCCGGTCAGTGATGAGGAAGAGCGGCTTCAGGCTAAACTGTGTGACCCGCACTCCTTGGAGGCAGAGAAGttccagtgcagcctgtgcagtaAGAGCTACTCCACCTTCTCAGGACTGGCCAAGCACAAGCAACTGCACTGCGATGCCCAGGCCAGAAAGTCCTTCTCCTGCAAATACTGTGACAAGGAGTACGTCAGTCTGGGGGCGCTCAAGATGCACATTAGGACCCACACGTTACCCTGTGTGTGCAAGATCTGTGGGAAGGCCTTTTCCAGGCCCTGGCTACTGCAGGGACACATCAGGACTCACACTG GAGAAAAACCTTTCTCGTGTCCGCATTGCAACCGAGCTTTTGCAGACAGGTCCAACCTGAGAGCCCACTTGCAAACCCATTCAGATGTGAAGAAATATCAGTGCAAAAGTTGTTCCAAAACTTTCTCTCGCATGTCCCTCCTTCACAAGCACGAGGAGTCGGGCTGCTGTATAGCGCACTGA
- the SNAI2 gene encoding zinc finger protein SNAI2 isoform X1, protein MPRSFLVKKHFNSSKKPNYGELDSHAAVLISPFLYERYPVAVIPQTDLLSSVAYSPITVWTSLLPPPLPGDLSPLSGYPSSLGRVSPPPQSDTSSKDHSGSESPVSDEEERLQAKLCDPHSLEAEKFQCSLCSKSYSTFSGLAKHKQLHCDAQARKSFSCKYCDKEYVSLGALKMHIRTHTLPCVCKICGKAFSRPWLLQGHIRTHTGEKPFSCPHCNRAFADRSNLRAHLQTHSDVKKYQCKSCSKTFSRMSLLHKHEESGCCIAH, encoded by the exons ATGCCGCGCTCCTTCCTGGTCAAGAAACACTTCAACTCCTCCAAGAAGCCCAACTATGGAGAACTGGACAGCCATGCAG CAGTGCTGATCTCCCCATTCCTGTATGAGCGGTACCCGGTGGCGGTGATCCCACAGACAGACCTCCTGAGCTCTGTCGCCTACAGCCCCATCACAGTATGGACCAGtctgctgccccctccccttcccGGTGACCTGTCACCCCTGTCCGGATACCCCTCATCATTGGGACGAGTCAGTCCTCCTCCACAGTCAGACACCTCCTCCAAGGACCACAGCGGCTCAGAGAGTCCGGTCAGTGATGAGGAAGAGCGGCTTCAGGCTAAACTGTGTGACCCGCACTCCTTGGAGGCAGAGAAGttccagtgcagcctgtgcagtaAGAGCTACTCCACCTTCTCAGGACTGGCCAAGCACAAGCAACTGCACTGCGATGCCCAGGCCAGAAAGTCCTTCTCCTGCAAATACTGTGACAAGGAGTACGTCAGTCTGGGGGCGCTCAAGATGCACATTAGGACCCACACGTTACCCTGTGTGTGCAAGATCTGTGGGAAGGCCTTTTCCAGGCCCTGGCTACTGCAGGGACACATCAGGACTCACACTG GAGAAAAACCTTTCTCGTGTCCGCATTGCAACCGAGCTTTTGCAGACAGGTCCAACCTGAGAGCCCACTTGCAAACCCATTCAGATGTGAAGAAATATCAGTGCAAAAGTTGTTCCAAAACTTTCTCTCGCATGTCCCTCCTTCACAAGCACGAGGAGTCGGGCTGCTGTATAGCGCACTGA